A region from the Ammospiza nelsoni isolate bAmmNel1 chromosome 1, bAmmNel1.pri, whole genome shotgun sequence genome encodes:
- the LOC132083709 gene encoding ribosyldihydronicotinamide dehydrogenase [quinone]-like — protein MAGKKVLIVYAHQEPKSFNGSLLKTAVEELTKQGCSVTVSDLYAMQFEPRATRNDIVGHLHNSEAFNYGVETWEAYKRGALSKDLVEEQKKVQEADLLIFQFPLFWFNMPAILKGWMDRVLVQGFAYDLSKAYDGGLLQGKLSLFSFTTGGGQEMYSKEGIGGDIRYVLWPMQHGIMHFCGVKVLEPHICYAPENVSEEKRKEMLAAWSQRLKTLWKEEPIDCSPEWYFK, from the exons ATGGCAG GGAAAAAAGTCCTCATAGTCTATGCACACCAAGAGCCCAAGTCCTTCAATGGATCTTTGCTGAAGACTGCTGTGGAAGAGCTGACCAAGCAGGGCTGCAGCGTCACCGTGTCGGATTTGTACGCCATGCAGTTTGAGCCCAGAGCAACAAGGAACGACATTGTTG GTCACCTGCACAACTCAGAAGCCTTCAATTATGGTGTGGAAACCTGGGAAGCTTACAAGAGAGGAGCTTTGTCCAAAGACCTGGTTGAAGAGCAGAAGAAAGTGCAGGAAGCAGACCTGCTGATTTTCCAG TTTCCCTTGTTTTGGTTCAACATGCCTGCAATCCTGAAGGGCTGGATGGACAGAGTTTTGGTCCAAGGCTTTGCTTACGATTTGTCAAAGGCTTACGATGGTGGTTTGCTCCAG GGCAAATTATCCCTCTTTTCATTCACCACGGGAGGAGGCCAAGAGATGTATTCAAAAGAAGGTATCGGTGGTGATATTCGCTATGTCCTGTGGCCCATGCAG CATGGAATCATGCACTTCTGTGGTGTCAAAGTGCTTGAACCTCACATCTGTTATGCTCCAGAGAATGTCTCtgaggagaagaggaaggagatgcTGGCTGCCTGGAGCCAGCGCCTGAAGACTCTTTGGAAGGAAGAGCCCATAGACTGCTCTCCTGAGTGGTATTTCAAGTAA